From bacterium, one genomic window encodes:
- a CDS encoding ABC transporter substrate-binding protein, with translation MKKFFLLPAALALLCLNIGAQTKTLVVATGDYPPFEFKDEKGKLAGYDIELGQEIARRMGAKIKWVQMDFNQLLPALDAGKADLVIAAMHATEERRLSHAMSRNYVNSGLVMVVKKGNKKITSLSQLKGCRVAVKERATGEKYARENAAKLGLEYRSYPTTDQSFAALDRGEVDAVFNDYLSSRLFVKQNQEYNIPIVPFTPCGMAVAAAKGRKSLIMQINQILDELERTGFLKQLYQKWLL, from the coding sequence ATGAAAAAGTTCTTTCTACTTCCCGCCGCCCTGGCTTTGCTTTGCTTGAACATTGGAGCCCAAACCAAGACCCTGGTGGTGGCCACCGGAGATTATCCGCCATTTGAGTTCAAGGATGAAAAGGGGAAGCTGGCCGGTTACGATATTGAACTGGGCCAAGAGATAGCCCGCCGGATGGGGGCAAAGATCAAATGGGTCCAGATGGATTTTAACCAGCTGTTGCCGGCACTGGATGCCGGGAAAGCAGACCTGGTGATAGCGGCCATGCATGCCACCGAAGAGCGGCGGCTGAGTCATGCCATGAGCCGTAACTATGTTAACTCGGGCCTGGTGATGGTGGTCAAAAAGGGGAATAAAAAAATAACCTCACTAAGTCAGTTGAAAGGCTGCCGGGTGGCGGTCAAGGAACGGGCCACCGGCGAAAAATATGCCAGGGAGAATGCCGCCAAGCTGGGCCTGGAATATAGATCCTACCCCACCACCGATCAGAGTTTTGCCGCCTTGGACCGGGGGGAAGTGGATGCGGTCTTCAATGATTACCTTTCTTCACGATTGTTTGTCAAACAGAACCAGGAATACAATATTCCCATAGTCCCCTTCACCCCCTGCGGAATGGCGGTGGCCGCCGCCAAGGGCCGGAAGTCATTGATCATGCAGATCAATCAGATATTGGACGAACTGGAACGCACGGGTTTCTTGAAACAATTATATCAAAAATGGCTGTTATAA
- a CDS encoding PAS domain S-box protein — protein sequence MKLSLKIGLITAAVAGGIALSVSLNHSFWEGQAWRTELRSHAATMADMLAFTVQESVLKNDFSSLEQNVIRFSQRPEIAYAVVYDNAATPLAATGSPAGKKAIELYQENPKKHKRDIHKHVIEGQDIYELLIPVSVEGRDWGMLQMGFYESKILAIYHRTNIFNYLILLLGLGISLTAGWLVARYLGKPIEALIEGADQLVKSNYDHRINIKRKDELGRLVSAFNTMAGTIRQDMVELESSNRQLLKSQERQIWLARIAEQVGDGVAVTDLEGMITFVNHSWAAMHGYKPDQLLGKHSSIFYSHAQLEREVLPFNQKVYDRGINAGIVGHIKKDRSVFYTDMTVTLLKNAEGDPVGYIGVARDITDQKKNQEDLKKERDVIKSIFTATPDAIIITDLSGNFTEVNDKAIELLELGSRDELTGKNFSIFIAPDDRGLALHNFQKTLDYGGVNNVQVNVVTASNGQFPLEYSTSLLHNLEGRPTNIVAVGRNIAQRKKDELALTESEQRYRALSESSPDIIFVIDRDGTIKYANSKASTIAGLAEGQANGRNIGEFFGQLINEKQKEQLLSVFQTGQTAHYELPTPIGGLELWLETWLVPLTGQDGTVAEVMGLCRDLTDRRQAELAVREVNQRFEYALGATKTGFDIIDAEFNVQYIDPEWKKSYGEPAGRKCYEYFMGRTEVCPKCGVTSALRDKQSIVTEEYLEKEKRWVEVHTIPYQNSSGQWLVAEFNIDINDRKLNEQKLQTSEQKYRELADTLPQTVFEIDDQGILVYVNNTGLRQFGYAQEEFIQGLKVLSMLAPEDRDRAGQNIVRRLKGSPAENQEYLALRKDGSIFPISIYASPVLEEGKITGLRGVIIDISERKKAEQILKESEVRFRALAEASPAGIFAYREKFIYANPACQVLTGYSPAELLDLNFWELIHPDHREMAKQRGLARQRGEKVPSNYEFKMIRKDGQVRWVDFAGTLTQFDGQLSGLGMTLDITERKNMEEILQASEFQYRTTIDSIGDAIHVVDIELNIILANAVFKDWCLRFGLSNNPAGHSVFEVCPFLSPEVKNEYLRVFETGESYTTQEENVISGKILVTETRKIPVLEGSKVSRVITVIRDITEGKESERKLAESERKYSQIFEDIVEGIYRTTPSGQVLLANPALVRMLGFESLDQLISLDLNKSGYMDISTRNRFKELMERDGQVLGFEARWKRPDGKILIISENARAVNDQQGNVVYYEGTIEDITERQKAEEDLLNEKNKLSDLFRVSLQVARAGDIQKKLDLTMEGISGTGLFSRAVLVLKNEEGRNSHIAHFGMTAKEVAAILKAGPAQAEKLEKIFNKKYRYSNSYLIPHDTPGVDFSIKLINKQYQPTGDWHPDDVLLVPLMIKDKHIGYLTVDEPLDGKIPSLETVRLLELFSYQVAVAIDNLRLYNDLERSYYGTLKAFVAAMDAKDPYTKGHSENVRFHALNIARQLKLPEEQVKLIDFSSLLHDIGKLAIRDEILTKPSLLSDHEYQEVKLHPVIGSHLVSEVESLLKVAPIIHSHHEHYDGSGYPQGIKGDDIPLEARIIAVADAFEAMTSDRPYRKAFDFKVAIKRLQDAAGTQFDSEIVRVFIKLHQETHG from the coding sequence ATGAAACTATCACTTAAAATAGGCCTGATAACTGCGGCGGTGGCCGGAGGTATTGCCCTCAGCGTTTCGCTAAATCATAGTTTTTGGGAGGGGCAGGCCTGGCGGACCGAGCTCAGGTCCCACGCCGCTACCATGGCTGACATGCTGGCCTTTACCGTTCAGGAGTCGGTGCTGAAGAACGACTTTTCTTCACTGGAACAGAATGTCATCAGGTTCAGCCAGCGTCCGGAGATCGCCTATGCCGTGGTTTACGACAATGCCGCTACTCCGCTGGCCGCCACCGGCAGCCCGGCTGGAAAGAAGGCTATTGAACTTTATCAGGAAAACCCCAAAAAGCACAAAAGGGATATTCATAAGCACGTAATTGAAGGCCAGGATATATACGAATTACTGATCCCGGTCAGCGTGGAAGGCAGGGATTGGGGCATGTTGCAGATGGGCTTTTACGAGAGTAAGATACTGGCCATATATCACCGGACCAACATATTCAATTATCTGATCCTGCTGCTGGGGCTAGGAATCAGTTTAACCGCCGGATGGCTGGTGGCCCGGTACCTGGGAAAACCGATCGAGGCCCTGATAGAAGGCGCCGACCAGTTGGTCAAGAGCAATTACGACCACCGGATAAATATAAAAAGAAAAGATGAACTGGGCCGGCTGGTTTCAGCTTTCAACACAATGGCCGGGACCATCCGGCAGGACATGGTGGAACTTGAATCCAGCAACCGCCAGCTCCTGAAGTCCCAGGAGCGGCAGATATGGCTGGCCAGGATCGCCGAGCAGGTGGGCGACGGAGTGGCGGTTACCGACCTGGAAGGGATGATAACCTTTGTAAACCATTCCTGGGCCGCCATGCACGGTTATAAACCAGATCAATTGCTGGGGAAGCACAGCAGCATTTTTTACTCCCATGCCCAACTGGAACGGGAGGTATTACCCTTCAACCAGAAAGTTTACGACCGGGGGATTAACGCCGGTATAGTCGGACACATCAAAAAAGACCGGTCGGTATTTTATACCGACATGACGGTTACCCTGCTTAAAAATGCCGAGGGAGATCCAGTTGGGTATATCGGAGTGGCCCGCGATATTACGGACCAGAAGAAGAACCAGGAGGATTTGAAAAAGGAACGCGATGTCATCAAAAGCATCTTCACTGCCACCCCTGATGCCATTATCATCACCGATCTCAGTGGCAATTTTACCGAAGTCAATGACAAGGCCATAGAACTGTTGGAACTTGGTTCCCGTGACGAACTGACAGGCAAGAATTTTTCCATTTTCATCGCCCCCGATGACCGGGGCCTGGCCCTGCACAATTTCCAAAAAACCTTGGATTACGGAGGGGTCAACAATGTGCAGGTGAATGTAGTGACCGCCAGCAACGGCCAGTTCCCGCTGGAATATTCCACCAGCTTGCTCCACAACCTGGAAGGGCGGCCTACCAATATCGTTGCAGTAGGGCGAAACATCGCCCAGCGCAAGAAAGACGAGCTGGCCCTGACCGAAAGCGAACAGCGGTACCGCGCCCTGTCTGAGTCATCTCCTGACATCATCTTTGTGATCGACCGCGATGGGACCATCAAATATGCCAACTCTAAAGCCTCAACTATCGCCGGGCTGGCGGAGGGCCAGGCCAATGGCCGTAATATAGGCGAATTCTTTGGCCAACTTATCAACGAAAAACAAAAAGAGCAGTTGCTCAGCGTATTCCAGACCGGCCAGACAGCCCATTATGAGCTGCCGACGCCCATCGGGGGGCTGGAGCTGTGGCTGGAGACCTGGCTGGTCCCGTTGACCGGCCAGGACGGAACGGTGGCCGAGGTAATGGGGCTTTGCCGCGACCTGACCGACCGCCGCCAGGCGGAACTTGCGGTCAGGGAAGTGAACCAAAGGTTTGAATATGCCCTGGGAGCCACCAAAACTGGATTTGACATCATAGACGCCGAGTTTAATGTTCAGTACATTGATCCGGAATGGAAAAAATCATACGGCGAGCCGGCCGGCCGCAAATGCTACGAATATTTCATGGGCCGGACAGAAGTTTGTCCCAAATGCGGGGTCACTTCAGCCTTGCGCGATAAACAGAGTATCGTTACCGAAGAATATTTGGAAAAGGAAAAGCGCTGGGTGGAGGTCCACACCATCCCCTACCAAAATTCGTCCGGCCAGTGGCTGGTGGCGGAGTTCAACATCGATATCAATGACCGCAAACTGAATGAACAAAAACTGCAGACCTCTGAACAAAAATACCGGGAACTGGCCGACACCCTTCCCCAGACTGTGTTCGAGATTGACGATCAGGGCATTCTGGTGTATGTTAATAATACAGGCCTCCGCCAATTCGGCTATGCTCAGGAAGAGTTTATACAAGGTCTTAAGGTTCTGTCCATGCTGGCGCCTGAAGACAGGGATAGGGCCGGCCAGAACATAGTCCGAAGATTGAAAGGCAGCCCGGCCGAGAATCAGGAATACCTGGCTTTACGCAAGGACGGCAGCATATTCCCCATCAGCATCTACGCCAGCCCGGTGCTTGAAGAAGGAAAGATCACGGGTTTAAGGGGCGTGATCATTGACATCAGCGAAAGAAAGAAGGCCGAGCAGATCCTGAAGGAAAGCGAAGTTCGTTTCAGAGCACTGGCCGAGGCCAGCCCGGCCGGGATATTTGCCTACCGGGAGAAGTTCATCTATGCCAATCCAGCCTGCCAGGTGCTTACCGGTTACAGTCCGGCTGAACTGCTTGACCTGAACTTTTGGGAACTGATCCATCCCGACCACCGGGAGATGGCGAAACAGCGGGGCCTGGCCCGCCAGCGGGGGGAGAAGGTCCCCTCCAACTACGAGTTCAAAATGATCCGCAAGGACGGCCAGGTGCGCTGGGTGGATTTTGCCGGGACCCTTACCCAGTTTGACGGCCAGCTTTCCGGGCTGGGAATGACCCTGGATATCACCGAACGAAAGAACATGGAAGAGATACTCCAGGCCTCCGAATTCCAATACCGCACCACCATAGATTCAATTGGCGATGCCATTCATGTGGTGGACATAGAGCTGAATATCATTCTGGCCAACGCCGTATTCAAGGATTGGTGCCTCCGATTTGGCCTGTCCAATAATCCAGCCGGGCATAGTGTGTTTGAAGTATGCCCTTTCCTTAGCCCGGAAGTCAAAAATGAATATTTGCGGGTGTTTGAAACGGGGGAATCTTATACCACGCAGGAAGAGAACGTTATATCAGGAAAAATCCTGGTGACGGAAACCAGAAAAATTCCCGTTCTTGAGGGCAGCAAGGTAAGCCGGGTCATCACGGTAATCAGGGACATCACCGAGGGAAAGGAATCCGAACGGAAGCTGGCGGAGTCGGAACGCAAATACAGCCAGATATTTGAGGACATCGTGGAGGGTATTTACCGCACCACGCCTTCCGGGCAGGTATTACTGGCCAATCCGGCCCTGGTCAGGATGCTGGGTTTTGAAAGTCTGGATCAATTGATTTCATTGGATCTTAACAAATCAGGTTATATGGACATCAGCACCAGGAACCGTTTCAAGGAGCTGATGGAAAGGGACGGCCAGGTGCTTGGCTTTGAAGCCCGCTGGAAGCGCCCCGACGGCAAGATACTGATAATCAGCGAAAATGCCAGGGCGGTCAATGATCAGCAGGGCAACGTTGTATATTACGAGGGAACCATTGAGGACATCACCGAGAGGCAAAAAGCCGAAGAAGACTTGTTGAACGAAAAGAACAAGCTGTCCGATCTGTTCCGGGTCAGTCTGCAGGTGGCCCGGGCCGGTGACATTCAGAAAAAACTGGACCTGACCATGGAGGGGATATCAGGCACCGGGTTGTTTAGCCGGGCGGTGCTGGTGCTTAAGAATGAGGAGGGACGCAACAGCCATATCGCCCATTTTGGCATGACCGCAAAGGAGGTCGCAGCCATACTCAAGGCCGGTCCGGCTCAGGCAGAAAAATTAGAGAAGATATTCAACAAAAAATACCGTTACAGCAATTCGTATCTTATCCCGCATGACACTCCGGGGGTTGATTTCTCCATCAAACTCATAAATAAGCAATATCAGCCTACCGGTGATTGGCATCCGGACGATGTCCTGCTGGTGCCTTTGATGATCAAAGACAAACATATCGGATATCTAACGGTGGACGAGCCGTTAGATGGAAAGATCCCCAGCCTGGAAACGGTCCGGCTGTTGGAATTGTTCTCCTATCAGGTGGCGGTGGCCATAGACAATCTGAGGCTGTACAATGACCTGGAGCGGAGTTATTACGGGACACTCAAAGCCTTTGTGGCGGCCATGGACGCCAAGGACCCCTATACCAAGGGTCATTCCGAGAATGTCCGCTTCCATGCCTTGAATATCGCCCGCCAGCTTAAACTGCCGGAGGAGCAGGTGAAGCTGATAGATTTCAGTTCGCTGCTGCATGATATCGGCAAGCTGGCCATCCGGGATGAGATCCTGACCAAACCCAGCCTGCTTTCAGACCACGAATACCAGGAGGTCAAACTGCACCCGGTCATCGGCAGCCACCTGGTTTCCGAGGTGGAGTCATTGCTCAAGGTGGCCCCCATCATCCACAGCCATCACGAGCATTACGACGGGTCGGGATATCCCCAGGGCATCAAGGGTGATGATATCCCGTTGGAAGCCAGGATCATTGCGGTGGCTGACGCCTTTGAGGCCATGACCTCGGACCGCCCCTACCGCAAGGCCTTCGATTTTAAGGTGGCCATTAAGCGGCTGCAGGACGCGGCCGGAACCCAGTTCGACAGCGAGATCGTCAGGGTATTCATCAAACTCCATCAGGAAACCCATGGATAA
- the purD gene encoding phosphoribosylamine--glycine ligase — protein sequence MKILLIGSGGREHALGWKLAQSPLVKKIYCAPGNPGLAELGECIDIKASDNAGLADFARKNSIDLTVVGPDDCLAAGVVDVFKRNGLKIFGPSQKAAQIESSKAFSKDLMRKADIPTADYAVFDDHKKALDHLNGQKYPLVIKASGLALGKGVIICQNEEQAKAALQTAMVEKAFGASGNQIIIEEFLEGQEISIHAFCDGDRAALFPASQDHKQAFDGDLGPNTGGMGTYAPVGWVTPEMMAEIEKTIVLPALKALSDLGAPFQGCLFPGLIRTSQGFKVLEFNARFGDPETQSYMRLLESDLAEILLSCAEGRLKPDEIKWSSQSAVCIVAASGGYPGSYQQGIEITGMEKALQDPDIKVFQAGTALRDDRLVTAGGRVLGVTAVASNLKETLEKGYQAVSEIRFEGMQYRRDIGAKGLKR from the coding sequence ATGAAGATACTGTTGATCGGTTCGGGCGGCCGGGAACACGCCCTGGGCTGGAAGCTGGCCCAAAGCCCTTTGGTTAAAAAAATATACTGCGCCCCGGGGAATCCCGGCCTGGCGGAGCTGGGTGAATGCATTGATATCAAGGCCAGCGACAACGCCGGACTGGCGGATTTTGCCCGGAAGAACAGCATCGACCTTACCGTGGTCGGCCCGGATGACTGTCTGGCCGCCGGGGTGGTGGATGTCTTTAAAAGAAATGGTTTGAAGATATTCGGACCCAGCCAAAAAGCCGCGCAAATAGAGTCCTCCAAGGCCTTCTCCAAGGACCTGATGCGGAAGGCCGATATTCCTACTGCCGATTACGCTGTTTTTGATGATCATAAAAAGGCACTGGATCATCTTAACGGACAAAAATATCCTCTGGTCATCAAGGCCAGCGGCCTGGCTTTGGGCAAGGGCGTGATCATCTGTCAAAACGAAGAACAGGCCAAGGCCGCTTTGCAGACGGCCATGGTGGAAAAAGCATTCGGGGCTTCCGGTAACCAGATCATAATTGAAGAATTCCTGGAAGGGCAGGAGATCTCCATCCATGCTTTCTGCGACGGCGATAGGGCCGCGCTGTTCCCGGCCTCGCAGGACCACAAGCAGGCCTTCGACGGAGACCTGGGGCCAAACACCGGCGGCATGGGAACATATGCTCCGGTGGGCTGGGTGACCCCGGAGATGATGGCGGAGATAGAAAAGACCATCGTGCTGCCGGCCTTGAAAGCGCTCTCCGATCTTGGCGCGCCGTTCCAGGGCTGCCTTTTTCCGGGACTGATCCGCACCTCTCAGGGCTTTAAGGTGCTGGAGTTCAACGCCAGGTTCGGGGATCCCGAGACCCAGAGCTATATGCGGCTTTTGGAGTCCGACCTGGCGGAAATACTATTATCCTGCGCCGAGGGCCGGCTGAAGCCGGATGAGATAAAATGGTCATCCCAAAGCGCAGTCTGCATCGTGGCCGCTTCCGGCGGATACCCCGGCAGTTACCAGCAAGGTATTGAAATAACAGGGATGGAGAAAGCCCTGCAGGATCCGGATATCAAAGTATTCCAGGCGGGAACGGCTCTCCGTGATGACCGGTTGGTCACTGCCGGAGGCCGGGTGCTGGGTGTGACTGCAGTTGCTTCAAACCTGAAAGAAACATTGGAGAAGGGATACCAAGCTGTTTCTGAAATAAGGTTTGAAGGTATGCAATACCGCCGGGACATAGGCGCCAAGGGGCTAAAACGCTAA